In a genomic window of Acidobacteriota bacterium:
- a CDS encoding DUF1552 domain-containing protein, whose amino-acid sequence MIVTKKAIPRRTVLRGVGTALALPLLDSMVPAFTALAKTAANPTKRLGVVYVPNGIITQEGDWTPTTEAAGFELPRLLRSMEPVREHLTILTNLDNRAAFARPGEALGSHSRPAAAFLTGLHAEQTQGSELDLGTSMDQFAAQVLGRQTRLPSLELSLEGADTFNGVSTCDTGYSCAYLNISWHDQTTPMPRETNPRMVFERLFGDAGSTDTGVRRARAKQQRSILDAVMDKVAKLQGGLAGEDQRKLDNYLDAVREIERRIQIAESQADRELPLLESPAGIPVSFEDHARLMYDLLVLAYQTDTTRVFTYMIGREQSGTTYPQIGVADPHHPLTHHRGDREKIEKVKKINEYHVSLFSEFVAKLAGTPDGDGSLIDNVMLLYGAPIRDGDAHQYNNVPLLLLGHDGGAIRGNRHLVYPADTNPMTNLQLTMLHRLGVRVDNFGDSTGKLKELSGLS is encoded by the coding sequence ATGATCGTCACGAAGAAGGCCATCCCGCGCCGCACGGTGCTGCGGGGCGTGGGCACGGCGCTGGCGTTGCCGCTGCTGGACAGCATGGTGCCGGCGTTCACGGCGCTGGCGAAGACGGCGGCGAACCCGACCAAGCGGCTCGGCGTCGTCTACGTGCCCAACGGGATCATCACGCAGGAGGGCGACTGGACGCCGACCACCGAGGCCGCCGGCTTCGAGCTGCCGCGGCTGCTGCGGTCGATGGAGCCGGTGCGCGAGCACCTCACCATTCTCACGAACCTGGACAACCGCGCCGCCTTCGCCCGCCCCGGCGAGGCGCTCGGGTCGCACTCGCGTCCCGCCGCGGCGTTCCTGACCGGTCTCCATGCCGAGCAGACCCAAGGGTCGGAGCTCGATCTCGGCACCTCGATGGACCAGTTCGCGGCCCAGGTGCTGGGACGCCAGACGCGGCTGCCGTCGCTGGAGCTGTCGCTGGAGGGCGCCGACACGTTCAACGGCGTCAGCACCTGCGACACCGGCTACAGTTGCGCGTATCTCAACATCTCGTGGCACGACCAGACGACGCCGATGCCGCGCGAGACGAACCCGCGCATGGTGTTCGAGCGGCTGTTCGGCGACGCCGGCAGCACCGACACGGGCGTGCGGCGGGCCCGGGCGAAGCAGCAGCGCAGCATCCTCGACGCGGTGATGGACAAGGTGGCGAAGCTGCAAGGCGGCCTGGCCGGCGAGGACCAGCGCAAGCTGGACAACTACCTCGACGCCGTGCGCGAGATCGAGCGGCGTATCCAGATCGCCGAATCGCAGGCCGACCGCGAGTTGCCGCTGCTGGAGTCGCCCGCCGGCATCCCCGTCTCGTTCGAGGACCACGCGCGGCTGATGTACGACCTGCTCGTGCTGGCCTACCAGACCGACACCACGCGCGTCTTCACCTACATGATCGGCCGCGAGCAGAGCGGGACCACCTATCCGCAGATCGGCGTCGCCGACCCGCACCACCCGCTGACGCACCACCGCGGGGACCGCGAGAAGATCGAGAAGGTGAAGAAGATCAACGAGTACCACGTGTCGCTCTTCAGCGAGTTCGTGGCCAAGCTGGCCGGCACGCCGGACGGCGACGGCTCGCTGATCGACAACGTGATGCTGCTCTACGGCGCGCCGATACGGGACGGCGACGCCCACCAGTACAACAACGTCCCGCTGCTGCTGCTGGGACACGACGGCGGCGCCATCCGGGGCAACCGCCACCTCGTGTATCCGGCGGACACGAACCCGATGACCAACCTGCAGCTCACCATGCTGCACCGGCTCGGCGTTCGCGTGGACAACTTCGGCGACAGCACGGGCAAGCTGAAGGAGCTGTCCGGCCTGTCGTAG
- a CDS encoding DUF1592 domain-containing protein produces MPSAQTAAAETAPSVDAPQVRAMLNRYCVGCHSDRGAAAGSVPISLQGIDAADVAAHAADWETVALKLRARMMPPVGRPRPDEATYDAVADWLEAELDGAAADDLNPGRTTVHRLNRLEYGNAIRDLLGLEIDPEALLPPDDEDEGFDNIADVLSVSPTLMERYLYAARQVSQLAIGDAGLRARFDTYRVPDREIQDEHNSDDLPFGTRGGIAVRHYFPLDGEYSIRVGLRRNFYNYIRGIGNSAHPLDVRLDGALVATFIAGGGLSADAERCIASFCGSSGMGGAEWEWYANHADDDFEVRVQVQAGLRTVGVAFVRNPALEEGVLQPPVDMSTFGYSTDEEMDGNPAVGDVVIGGPFDGMTPQQVTSRQRLFVCSPGDDGAEADCAREIIRTLARRAYRRPVTEPDVEHLYGFFESGRQAGNFDAGIQTVLERVLVDPEFLFRVPRPPADPEVAVYRIGDVEMASRLSFFLWNSIPDDELLALAERGTLSEPAVLERQVRRMLADPRSDGLARNFFDRWLELHKIRNVAPDPTIFPAFDENLRQAMQHETELFLASQLREDASAIDLLRADYTFLNERLARHYGIPGVYGNHFRRVTLPDEQRAGIIGKGSILTLTSYSTRTSVVNRGKWLLERVLGAPPPAPPANVPPLEENTTAGAAPRSQRERMEAHRANPSCAVCHRLMDPLGFALDNFDAIGRWRTTDDPRFPGQPGPPIDASGITPDGQRFEGPGGLRQLLLDRRQEFTRTVTEKLLTYGLGRRLEHYDRPVVRQIVRDATASDYRWSALIMGIIESTPFQLRRVGS; encoded by the coding sequence GTGCCCTCCGCGCAGACCGCAGCGGCCGAGACGGCGCCGTCCGTCGATGCGCCACAGGTGCGGGCGATGCTCAACCGCTACTGCGTCGGCTGCCACAGCGACCGGGGAGCTGCGGCCGGCAGCGTGCCCATCTCGCTGCAGGGGATCGACGCGGCCGACGTGGCGGCGCATGCCGCGGACTGGGAAACGGTGGCGCTGAAGCTCCGCGCCCGGATGATGCCCCCGGTGGGCCGGCCGCGCCCCGACGAAGCCACCTACGACGCGGTGGCGGACTGGCTGGAGGCCGAGCTCGACGGCGCCGCGGCCGACGACCTGAATCCCGGGCGCACCACGGTGCACCGCCTCAACCGCCTGGAGTACGGCAACGCCATCCGCGATCTGCTCGGGCTGGAGATCGACCCGGAGGCGCTGCTGCCGCCGGACGACGAGGACGAGGGCTTCGACAACATCGCCGACGTGCTGTCGGTGTCGCCGACGCTGATGGAGCGCTACCTGTATGCGGCCCGCCAGGTGAGCCAGCTCGCCATCGGCGACGCCGGGCTGCGCGCCCGCTTCGACACCTACCGCGTCCCCGACCGCGAGATCCAGGACGAGCACAACAGCGACGACCTGCCGTTCGGCACCCGCGGCGGCATCGCGGTGCGCCACTATTTCCCGCTCGACGGGGAGTACAGCATCCGGGTCGGCCTGCGCCGCAACTTCTACAACTACATCCGCGGCATCGGCAACAGCGCGCATCCGCTCGACGTGCGGCTCGACGGCGCCCTGGTCGCCACGTTCATCGCCGGCGGCGGCCTCAGCGCGGACGCCGAGCGCTGCATCGCCAGCTTCTGCGGCAGCTCCGGCATGGGCGGGGCCGAGTGGGAGTGGTACGCGAACCACGCCGACGACGACTTCGAGGTGCGCGTCCAGGTGCAGGCGGGCCTGCGGACGGTAGGGGTCGCCTTCGTGCGCAACCCGGCCCTCGAAGAGGGGGTTCTGCAGCCGCCGGTGGACATGTCGACCTTCGGCTACAGCACCGACGAGGAGATGGACGGCAATCCCGCGGTGGGCGACGTCGTCATCGGCGGCCCGTTCGACGGCATGACCCCGCAGCAGGTGACCAGCCGGCAGCGGTTATTCGTCTGCAGTCCGGGAGACGACGGCGCCGAAGCGGACTGCGCCCGGGAGATCATCCGCACCCTGGCCCGCCGCGCCTACCGGCGTCCGGTGACCGAACCCGACGTCGAGCACCTCTACGGCTTCTTCGAGTCGGGGCGGCAGGCGGGGAACTTCGATGCCGGCATCCAGACCGTGCTGGAGCGGGTGCTGGTCGATCCGGAGTTCCTGTTCCGCGTGCCGCGTCCCCCGGCCGATCCGGAGGTCGCCGTCTACCGCATCGGCGACGTGGAGATGGCGTCGCGGTTGTCGTTCTTCCTGTGGAACAGCATCCCCGACGACGAGCTTCTCGCGCTGGCCGAGCGCGGAACGCTGTCGGAGCCGGCCGTCCTGGAGCGGCAGGTGCGCCGGATGCTCGCGGATCCGCGCTCTGACGGACTGGCGCGCAACTTCTTCGACCGCTGGCTCGAGCTGCACAAGATCCGCAACGTGGCGCCGGACCCGACCATCTTCCCGGCGTTCGACGAGAACCTGCGCCAGGCGATGCAGCACGAGACCGAGCTGTTCCTCGCCAGCCAGCTCCGCGAAGACGCCAGCGCCATCGACCTGCTGCGCGCCGACTACACGTTCCTGAACGAGCGGCTGGCCCGCCACTACGGGATTCCGGGCGTCTACGGAAACCACTTCCGGCGCGTAACGCTGCCGGACGAACAGCGGGCCGGGATCATCGGCAAGGGGAGCATCCTGACGCTCACCTCCTACTCCACCCGCACGTCGGTAGTGAACCGCGGGAAGTGGCTGCTCGAGCGGGTGCTCGGGGCACCGCCGCCGGCGCCGCCGGCCAACGTGCCGCCGCTGGAGGAGAACACCACTGCCGGGGCGGCGCCGAGGTCGCAGCGCGAGCGGATGGAGGCGCACCGCGCCAACCCGAGCTGCGCGGTCTGCCACCGCCTGATGGACCCGCTCGGCTTCGCGCTCGACAACTTCGACGCGATCGGCCGCTGGCGGACCACCGACGATCCGCGGTTCCCGGGGCAGCCGGGCCCGCCCATCGACGCCTCCGGAATCACCCCGGACGGCCAGCGCTTCGAGGGGCCGGGCGGGCTACGGCAGCTCCTGCTGGACCGGCGGCAGGAGTTCACCCGGACGGTGACCGAGAAGCTGCTGACGTACGGACTCGGCCGGCGGCTGGAACACTACGACCGGCCGGTGGTCCGGCAGATCGTGCGCGACGCGACGGCCAGCGACTACCGCTGGTCCGCCCTGATCATGGGTATCATCGAGAGCACGCCGTTTCAGTTGAGGAGGGTTGGATCATGA
- a CDS encoding pilus assembly protein, with the protein MIGIADTGFLVAFANRRDRYHDWAVGLAARVTKPLLTCEAVLAETAFHLKSVPLVLAMIREGLIESAFVAGDHLVKMAELADRYADRRPDLADICLIRMSELHPHHPVITVDRTDFQVYRRNKRETIPVICPPT; encoded by the coding sequence ATGATCGGCATCGCCGACACCGGATTTCTCGTGGCGTTCGCCAACCGGAGGGATCGCTATCACGACTGGGCGGTGGGCCTGGCCGCGCGGGTAACGAAGCCGCTCCTGACATGCGAAGCCGTGCTGGCGGAGACTGCCTTCCACCTGAAAAGCGTGCCGCTCGTCCTCGCCATGATTCGAGAAGGACTCATCGAGAGCGCCTTCGTCGCGGGCGATCATCTGGTCAAGATGGCGGAACTGGCGGACCGCTACGCGGATCGACGACCGGATCTGGCCGACATCTGTCTCATCCGCATGAGCGAGTTGCACCCGCATCATCCGGTGATCACGGTGGACCGTACCGATTTCCAGGTCTATCGTCGCAACAAGCGCGAGACGATCCCCGTGATCTGTCCGCCCACCTGA
- a CDS encoding ribbon-helix-helix domain-containing protein produces MSHTITVRLTPELAAWLKHASTTTGVSQGEIIREQLEKARENAENRSFMRLAGTVSGPSDLSSRKGFATE; encoded by the coding sequence ATGAGTCATACAATCACTGTGCGTCTTACGCCGGAGCTTGCCGCGTGGCTCAAGCACGCGTCGACGACGACCGGCGTGTCGCAGGGCGAGATCATCCGCGAGCAACTCGAGAAGGCGCGCGAGAACGCTGAGAACCGCTCGTTCATGCGCCTTGCCGGCACGGTGAGCGGGCCGAGCGATCTCTCGAGCCGAAAGGGATTCGCCACGGAATGA
- a CDS encoding ATP-binding protein yields the protein MTRRRLPIGLQTLRELREEDCYYVDKTGFIARLVDEGKHYFLSRPRRFGKSLFLDTLKELFEGNEALFTGLHIHDRWDWSLRHPVVRLDFGAGHFGESGYVHTNTMAQLAAAGQDAGVTVGHDTAPERLRDLLRTLHAKTGRRVVVLVDEYDKPILDALDTADVARANRNYLRGLYSTIKSSDAHVRFTFLTGVSKFSKVSVFSGLNNLTDITLDPCYSAICGYTEEDLDAVFAPELPGLDRERVRDWYNGYNWLGPEKVYNPFDILLLFRRRRFAAHWFESATPTFLVETLFRRRVSTLSLDGMLTSSELLSSFDVEAIATEALLFQTGYLTIKHVRDRGGVRRYRLGYPNREVRQSLNESLLRLLVQDSTHQTANSDRLYDLLEANDFAGLETLFQAFFASIPYEWYTNNDIAAYEGYYASVFYSYFAATGFDITVEDSSNRGRADMAVRFGGNVYLFEFKVVEQATDGAALAQLKERGYADKYGASGELIHLIGVEFSRETRNVTAFEVETA from the coding sequence ATGACCAGACGCAGACTCCCGATCGGGTTGCAGACCCTCCGCGAGTTGCGCGAAGAGGACTGCTACTACGTCGACAAGACCGGCTTCATCGCCCGACTGGTAGACGAGGGCAAGCACTACTTCCTGTCGCGCCCGCGGCGGTTCGGCAAGAGCCTTTTCCTGGACACCCTCAAGGAGCTGTTCGAGGGCAACGAGGCGCTGTTCACCGGTTTGCACATCCACGACCGCTGGGACTGGTCGCTCCGCCATCCGGTCGTGCGACTCGACTTCGGTGCCGGACACTTCGGCGAGTCCGGCTACGTGCATACCAATACGATGGCGCAACTGGCGGCGGCCGGGCAGGATGCCGGGGTCACGGTAGGGCACGACACCGCGCCCGAGCGGCTCCGCGACCTGCTTCGGACGCTGCACGCGAAGACCGGCCGGCGCGTGGTGGTCTTGGTCGACGAATACGACAAGCCGATTCTGGACGCTCTCGATACGGCCGACGTCGCTCGGGCGAACCGCAACTACCTGCGGGGTCTGTACTCGACCATCAAGTCCAGCGACGCGCACGTTCGCTTCACGTTTCTCACAGGGGTCAGCAAGTTCTCCAAGGTGAGCGTGTTCTCCGGCCTCAACAACCTGACCGACATCACCCTCGATCCCTGCTACTCCGCAATCTGCGGCTATACCGAGGAGGACCTGGACGCGGTGTTCGCTCCAGAACTGCCGGGGCTGGACCGGGAGCGGGTCCGGGACTGGTACAACGGTTACAACTGGCTGGGGCCGGAGAAGGTCTACAACCCGTTCGACATCCTGCTGTTGTTCCGCCGACGCAGGTTCGCGGCTCACTGGTTCGAGAGCGCCACGCCGACGTTTCTCGTGGAAACGCTGTTCCGGCGCCGGGTCAGTACGCTGTCGCTGGACGGGATGCTGACGAGCAGCGAACTCCTCTCCTCGTTCGACGTGGAAGCCATCGCCACCGAGGCGCTGCTGTTCCAGACCGGCTACCTGACGATCAAGCACGTGCGGGACCGGGGCGGCGTCCGCCGCTACCGGCTGGGTTACCCGAACCGGGAAGTTCGGCAGAGCCTGAACGAGAGCCTGCTGCGGCTTCTCGTGCAGGATTCGACGCACCAGACCGCCAACAGCGACCGCCTGTACGACCTGCTGGAGGCCAACGACTTCGCGGGGCTGGAGACGCTGTTCCAGGCCTTCTTCGCGAGCATCCCCTACGAGTGGTACACGAACAACGACATCGCCGCTTACGAGGGCTACTACGCGAGCGTCTTCTATTCCTACTTCGCGGCGACGGGGTTCGACATCACGGTCGAGGATTCGAGCAACCGAGGTCGCGCGGACATGGCGGTGAGGTTCGGGGGCAACGTCTACCTGTTCGAGTTCAAGGTGGTGGAGCAGGCGACCGACGGCGCCGCGCTGGCGCAGCTCAAGGAGCGGGGCTACGCGGACAAGTATGGTGCCTCCGGTGAACTCATCCACCTGATCGGTGTGGAGTTCAGCAGGGAGACACGCAACGTGACCGCGTTCGAGGTAGAGACGGCTTGA
- a CDS encoding DUF1552 domain-containing protein, whose protein sequence is MYITGKHIPRRTFLRDVGAASLALPFLDAMHPAGRVSATTRAALDPTRLVCMEMVHGAAGSNAWGGTQHLWAPAESGRHFDLSKGALSSLEPYREHLTIISDTDVGMAEAFSPPEIGGDHFRTSSVFLTQSHPKQTQGSDVRAGTSLDQLHAQRFGQDTPLPSMQLCIENVDQAGGCAYGYTCVYTDSISWASPTEPLPVTRSPRVAFEQLFGVGGTAEERAARRKTDASILDWMTSRVAQLTRELGPTDRRRMERYLDNIREIERRIQRVEERNMNGETRELPEAPAGVPDSFDEHVKLMFDVQALAFESDVTRVFSFKMGRDASGRVYPLSETDRPFHSASHHGGNEEGILEFNKINRYHVSLLPYLLDKLKSTVEGDTNLLDKSVILYGSGMGDPNLHNHKRCPLIVFGHANGRLAGGRHVRADEGTPMANAMLTLLHALGHDDRASFGDSTGELALNV, encoded by the coding sequence ATGTACATCACTGGCAAGCACATTCCTCGGCGTACGTTTCTCCGTGACGTCGGCGCCGCCTCGCTCGCCCTGCCCTTCCTGGATGCGATGCATCCGGCGGGACGGGTATCGGCGACCACCCGGGCGGCGCTCGATCCGACCCGTCTGGTCTGCATGGAGATGGTGCACGGCGCCGCGGGCTCCAACGCCTGGGGCGGCACGCAGCACCTGTGGGCCCCGGCCGAGTCGGGCCGCCACTTCGACCTGAGCAAGGGCGCCCTCAGCTCGCTGGAGCCGTACCGCGAGCACCTGACCATCATCAGCGACACCGACGTCGGGATGGCCGAGGCGTTCTCGCCTCCCGAGATCGGCGGCGACCACTTCCGGACCAGCTCGGTCTTCCTGACCCAGTCGCATCCGAAGCAGACCCAGGGTTCGGACGTCCGCGCCGGAACCTCCCTGGACCAGCTCCACGCGCAGCGGTTCGGGCAGGACACGCCGCTGCCGTCGATGCAGCTCTGCATCGAGAACGTCGACCAGGCGGGCGGCTGCGCCTACGGCTACACCTGCGTCTACACCGACTCGATCAGTTGGGCCTCGCCGACCGAGCCGCTCCCGGTGACCCGCTCGCCGCGGGTGGCCTTCGAGCAGCTCTTCGGCGTGGGCGGCACGGCCGAGGAGCGCGCCGCGCGGCGGAAGACGGACGCGAGCATCCTGGACTGGATGACGTCGCGGGTCGCGCAGTTGACGCGCGAGCTCGGACCGACGGATCGCCGGCGAATGGAGCGCTACCTGGACAACATCCGCGAGATCGAGCGGCGCATCCAGCGGGTCGAGGAACGCAACATGAACGGCGAGACCCGGGAGCTGCCCGAGGCCCCGGCCGGCGTGCCCGACTCGTTCGACGAGCACGTGAAGCTGATGTTCGACGTGCAGGCGCTCGCCTTCGAGAGCGACGTGACACGCGTCTTCTCGTTCAAGATGGGCCGCGACGCGTCGGGCCGGGTGTACCCGTTGAGCGAGACCGACAGGCCGTTCCACTCGGCCTCGCACCACGGCGGCAACGAGGAAGGGATCCTCGAGTTCAACAAGATCAACCGCTACCACGTGAGCCTGCTCCCGTACCTCCTCGACAAGCTGAAGAGCACCGTAGAGGGCGACACGAACCTGCTCGACAAGAGCGTCATCCTCTACGGTTCCGGGATGGGCGACCCCAACCTGCACAACCACAAGCGCTGCCCGCTCATCGTCTTCGGCCACGCCAACGGCCGGCTGGCGGGCGGACGTCACGTGCGGGCGGACGAGGGAACGCCGATGGCGAACGCCATGCTCACCCTGCTGCACGCGCTCGGGCACGACGACCGGGCCAGCTTCGGCGACAGCACGGGCGAGCTCGCGCTCAACGTCTGA
- a CDS encoding DUF1592 domain-containing protein gives MPRYTGVRAGRSGVSTATSVPGAPLRGEKTGARVWRGSSGCIMPPSYAPPRTGSSLQPGGADRSDRNGPQCHARVDRLETPAARRFRDSVHFPLALAHKTDTLSRFENPAVCARSFGAWPGRLAMRTFAAPAALLAVLLAAAVLSVDTAARTPAQEAVPAPAEAVPDHAELTGVVQRYCRTCHNDRMLTGNLSLEDFDVGTAASNPEEAARTEKMIRKLRANMMPPPGVRRPAAGTLTALVETLESVVDQGAADNPNPGYRTFQRLNRYEYERAVHDLLGLQIDAGDYLPLDTMSANFDNIADVQMLSATLLDGYLRAATEVAQLAIGNPNAAPKQTTYSKSRAYSQWDRVEGAPYGSRGGFSVLHNFPADGDYVFTMAFQHTTTGGLSGSTIRNEQIEISIDGEPVALLAMDQWLRTSDPNGVYLEVEEPIFVRAGPRRVSAVFVRQFEGPVEDVLAPHEWSIVDTEIGDLGYGVTALPHMRDFIVDGPYDVTGVSETPSRQRVFTCRPTSPATERPCAEEIITRIATSAYRRPLTGTDVGDLMAFYEAGLRDGGWETGIRTALQATLASPDFLFRLERPAETVEPGENYRISDVALASRLAFFLWAGPPDEELVALAADDKLSDPDVLDVQVRRMLADPRSESLAARFAALWLRLQDMDQVQPDAFWFPNFDRQLADAMRRETELLFDSLVREDRSFFELFTADYTFVNERLARHYGLPNVAGPQFRRVRLADDRRRGLFGHGSVLMLTSMANRTSPVLRGKWVMEVVLGVPPPPPPPAVPDLDETATVIDGRSLTTRERMEIHRTNPTCNACHRFMDPLGLALDNFDVIGKWRIRENGMPLDTRGQMWDGTEVSTPQDLRGALLALPDSLARTFAENLMAYALGRRVEHYDMPTVRAITAAARDNDYRMSSFILGVINSPAFRMQRAETDGDTTEAQ, from the coding sequence ATGCCGAGGTACACGGGAGTCAGGGCCGGGAGATCGGGGGTTTCCACGGCAACCTCGGTCCCCGGTGCGCCGCTGCGCGGAGAGAAGACCGGGGCGCGGGTATGGAGGGGATCCAGCGGCTGCATCATGCCGCCATCCTACGCCCCGCCGCGGACGGGGTCCAGCCTGCAGCCAGGCGGCGCAGACCGAAGCGATCGCAACGGGCCCCAGTGCCACGCGCGCGTCGACCGGCTGGAAACGCCTGCAGCGCGCAGATTTCGCGATTCCGTTCACTTTCCGCTGGCGCTTGCGCACAAGACTGATACACTGTCCCGATTCGAGAATCCGGCCGTCTGCGCACGGTCGTTCGGCGCATGGCCGGGGCGATTAGCCATGAGAACATTTGCTGCGCCCGCCGCTCTGCTCGCCGTCCTCCTCGCGGCCGCGGTCCTGTCCGTCGACACGGCCGCCCGCACCCCGGCCCAGGAGGCCGTTCCCGCGCCCGCCGAGGCGGTCCCCGACCACGCGGAGCTGACCGGGGTCGTGCAGCGGTACTGCCGGACCTGCCACAACGACCGCATGCTGACCGGCAACCTCTCGCTGGAAGACTTCGACGTCGGCACGGCGGCGAGCAATCCGGAGGAGGCCGCGCGCACCGAGAAGATGATCCGCAAGCTGCGGGCCAACATGATGCCCCCGCCGGGCGTCCGGCGGCCCGCGGCCGGGACGCTCACCGCGCTCGTCGAGACGCTGGAATCGGTGGTGGACCAGGGGGCCGCGGACAATCCGAACCCCGGCTACCGGACCTTCCAACGCCTGAACCGGTACGAGTACGAACGGGCCGTCCACGACCTGCTGGGGTTGCAGATAGACGCGGGCGACTACCTGCCGCTCGACACGATGAGCGCCAACTTCGACAACATCGCCGACGTCCAGATGCTGTCGGCGACGCTGCTCGACGGCTACCTGCGAGCCGCGACCGAGGTCGCCCAGCTCGCGATCGGCAATCCCAACGCCGCCCCGAAGCAGACGACCTACTCGAAGTCGCGGGCCTACTCGCAGTGGGACCGGGTGGAAGGCGCGCCGTACGGCAGCCGCGGCGGATTCTCGGTGCTGCACAACTTCCCCGCCGACGGCGACTACGTCTTCACGATGGCGTTCCAGCACACGACCACCGGCGGTCTGTCCGGATCGACCATCCGCAACGAGCAGATCGAGATCTCGATCGACGGCGAACCGGTAGCGCTGCTGGCGATGGACCAGTGGCTGCGGACCTCCGACCCCAACGGCGTATACCTGGAGGTTGAGGAGCCGATCTTCGTCCGCGCGGGACCCAGGCGCGTCTCCGCGGTGTTCGTCCGCCAGTTCGAAGGACCGGTGGAGGACGTGCTGGCGCCTCACGAGTGGTCGATCGTCGATACCGAGATCGGCGACCTGGGGTACGGCGTGACCGCCCTGCCCCACATGCGCGACTTCATCGTCGACGGCCCCTACGACGTGACCGGCGTGTCGGAAACGCCGAGCCGCCAGCGTGTCTTCACCTGCCGCCCGACGTCCCCCGCGACCGAGCGTCCCTGCGCGGAGGAGATCATCACGCGCATCGCCACGAGCGCCTACCGCCGGCCGCTGACCGGGACGGACGTCGGCGACCTGATGGCGTTCTACGAGGCGGGCCTCCGCGACGGCGGCTGGGAGACCGGGATCCGGACGGCGCTGCAGGCGACGCTGGCCAGCCCGGACTTCCTGTTCCGCCTGGAGCGGCCGGCGGAAACGGTCGAGCCGGGCGAGAACTACCGGATCTCGGACGTGGCCCTCGCGTCGCGCCTCGCGTTCTTCCTCTGGGCCGGGCCGCCCGACGAGGAGCTGGTCGCTCTGGCGGCAGACGACAAGCTGTCGGACCCGGACGTGCTCGACGTGCAGGTGCGCAGAATGCTGGCCGACCCGCGGTCGGAATCGCTGGCCGCCCGATTTGCCGCCCTGTGGCTGCGCCTGCAGGACATGGACCAGGTCCAGCCGGACGCTTTCTGGTTCCCGAATTTCGACCGGCAGCTCGCCGACGCGATGCGCCGCGAGACGGAGCTGCTGTTCGACAGCCTCGTGCGCGAGGACCGCAGCTTCTTCGAGCTGTTCACGGCCGACTACACATTCGTGAACGAGCGCCTGGCCCGGCACTACGGCCTGCCGAACGTCGCGGGACCGCAGTTCCGGCGCGTCCGCCTCGCCGACGACCGGCGGCGGGGCCTGTTCGGTCACGGCTCCGTCCTCATGCTCACGTCGATGGCCAACCGCACGTCGCCGGTACTGCGGGGCAAGTGGGTGATGGAAGTGGTCCTCGGCGTGCCGCCGCCGCCGCCGCCGCCGGCCGTGCCCGACCTCGACGAAACGGCCACGGTCATCGACGGCCGGTCGCTGACGACGCGCGAGCGGATGGAGATTCACCGGACGAATCCGACCTGCAACGCCTGCCATCGGTTCATGGATCCGCTCGGCCTCGCGCTGGACAACTTCGACGTCATCGGCAAGTGGCGGATCCGCGAGAACGGCATGCCCCTCGACACGCGCGGCCAGATGTGGGACGGGACCGAGGTGTCCACCCCGCAGGATCTGCGCGGAGCGCTGCTCGCGCTCCCGGATTCGCTGGCCCGCACGTTCGCCGAGAACCTGATGGCCTACGCGCTCGGCCGGCGCGTCGAACACTACGACATGCCGACCGTCCGGGCCATCACCGCGGCGGCGCGCGACAACGACTACCGCATGTCCTCGTTCATCCTCGGCGTCATCAACAGCCCCGCGTTCCGGATGCAGCGGGCGGAAACCGACGGCGACACGACCGAAGCACAGTAA
- a CDS encoding clan AA aspartic protease, translating to MGLTGAKVRLRNPRLPDLEPVEIDALADTGSMHLCIPRWLQRRLQLEESEKKPVTLADGRVVQVPYVGPLELRFENRVGFTGALVMGEQPLLGAIPMEDMDLAVVPRTRQVVVNPESPDAARSRA from the coding sequence ATGGGGTTGACAGGGGCGAAGGTGCGGTTGCGGAACCCCCGGCTTCCGGATCTGGAGCCGGTCGAGATCGATGCGCTGGCCGACACGGGATCGATGCACCTGTGCATTCCGCGCTGGCTGCAGCGGCGGCTGCAGCTCGAGGAGTCCGAAAAGAAACCGGTGACCCTGGCCGACGGCAGGGTCGTGCAGGTTCCCTACGTCGGCCCGCTCGAGTTGCGCTTCGAGAACCGGGTCGGGTTCACGGGAGCGCTGGTCATGGGCGAGCAGCCCCTGCTGGGGGCCATCCCCATGGAGGATATGGATCTGGCCGTCGTGCCGCGGACACGACAGGTTGTCGTGAACCCGGAGAGTCCCGACGCGGCCAGGAGCAGGGCGTAG